The Rana temporaria chromosome 4, aRanTem1.1, whole genome shotgun sequence genome contains a region encoding:
- the LOC120935661 gene encoding uncharacterized protein LOC120935661, with protein MAASHGMDFDPVMEAEVPEPSTAAAAAATHSTAPPSPKKKASRRAASSRKRNITWTHIECQVLVNETLPCWMQLCGPRSRETSPQWKLQKWEEISKKVEEMYHHRRDPAACRKKFSDIKRSIVRKRRQPGRGGKRVSLLPHEADLLSGIGEDEITQLQAHQDRIKAQRRQKRRAEELESSSSSPRSAIQSEGETQEEEAEAATPTYRIKAQRRQKRRAEELESSSSSPRSAIQSEGETQEEEAEAATPTYRIKAQRRQKQRAEELESSSSSPRSAIQSEGETQEEEAEAATTTSTEAEQEVEEICPGEAAGSAGDAQDGVQQPGASGPGNQDELIILDLHAVDEDLDASGLAHHSSSPAVSPAHHLHHPSAASPNQDIPIDAGASSTMQQPTPGHAHSPEPCKPLRRIVKCHCQERQLRRLSHSLALHNRQQMRQYMALERYQRATRRMVCENMRAINSTLECILTKLEGNQSL; from the exons ATGGCGGCATCCCACGGCATGGATTTCGACCCAGTCATGGAGGCTGAGGTACCTGAGCCTAGTACtgctgctgcagcagctgcaacaCATTCCACAGCCCCtccatcaccaaaaaaaaaagcttccaggagggctgcatccAGCAGGAAGCGTAACATTACCTGGACTCATATTGAGTGTCAGGTACTTGTGAATGAAACGCTTCCTTGCTGGATGCAGCTGTGTGGCCCCCGCTCCAGGGAGACTAGTCCGCAATGGAAATTGCAGAAGTGGGAGGAGATCTCCAAAAAGGTAGAGGAGATGTATCACCATCGGCGTGACCCGGCTGCCTGTCGTAAAAAATTCAGCGACATAAAACG atctaTTGTGCGCAAACGCAGACAGCCGGGGCGTGGAGGAAAACGGGTGTCTCTCCTGCCCCATGAGGCAGACCTTTTATCGGGGATAGGGGAGGATGAGATCACCCAGCTCCAGGCTCATCAAG ATCGTATCAAGGCCCAGCGCCGCCAGAAGCGGAGGGCGGAGGAGCTGGAGTCCTCCTCTTCATCACCAAGAA gtGCCATCCAGTCAGAGGGggagacacaggaggaggaggctgaGGCGGCAACGCCCACAT ATCGTATCAAGGCCCAGCGCCGCCAGAAGCGGAGGGCGGAGGAGCTGGAGTCCTCCTCTTCATCACCAAGAA gtGCCATCCAGTCAGAGGGggagacacaggaggaggaggctgaGGCGGCAACGCCCACAT ATCGTATCAAGGCCCAGCGCCGCCAGAAGCAGAGGGCGGAGGAGCTGGAGTCCTCCTCTTCATCACCAAGAA gtGCCATCCAGTCAGAGGGggagacacaggaggaggaggctgaGGCGGCAACGACCACAT CTACTGAGGCTGAGCAGGAGGTGGAAGAGATCTGCCCTGGAGAAGCTGCTGGCAGTGCTGGGGATGCTCAAGATGGTGTCCAACAGCCAGGCGCGTCAGGTCCAGGGA ATCAAGATGAATTAATCATTCTTGATTTACATGCAGTGGACGAAGACCTGGACGCATCTGGTTTGGCTCACCATTCTTCCTCCCCAGCAGTTTCTCCAGCGCATCATCTCCATCACCCTTCAGCAGCATCCCCCAACCAGGACATACCCATTGACGCGGGCGCGTCCTCCACAATGCAGCAGCCTACTCCAGGACACGCGCACTCTCCAGAGCCATGCAAGCCTCTGCGGCGCATTGTGAAGTGCCACTGTCAAGAAAGACAGTTAAGGAGGCTGTCTCACTCCTTGGCCCTCCACAATCGCCAGCAGATGCGGCAATATATGGCTCTGGAGAGGTACCAACGGGCAACGAGGAGGATGGTGTGTGAGAATATGAGAGCCATAAACTCCACACTTGAATGCATACTGACCAAGTTGGAAGGAAACCaaagtttgtaa